A segment of the Bacillus pseudomycoides genome:
CTGGCTTCATAACATTTACAACGATTAATCCAACAATAAGTGCAAATGTTGTTACAACCTCAAAATAAATAAAAGCCTTTCCGCCAACCTTACCAACTTTCTTCATGTCCCCCATTTTTGCAATGCCAAGTACAATTGTTAAGAAAATAATTGGCGCAATTACCATTTTTACAGCATTAATAAACGTATCCCCTATTGGCTTCATTTCCTTCCCAACACTTGGCCACATAAGCCCAACTAATACACCGAGTGCAATAGCTGTTAATACTTGAAAAGTTAAATTTTTGAACAGTCGTTTCACCTTCATTTCTCCTCCCCTTTTTCGAAACTTTACCACCCTTATGTTTTACATAATGATAGCGTTTTCATTAAAGAGTGAGAAGTTTATGGTCATAACGAATATTTTGTTCATTTTGGTCTCAATTTTTCACTTCACGATACATATAACGATTGATTGGTCTACCGACTCCTCCATATTGTACTGCCAAACGAATTAAACCCTTTTTCTCTAAATAATCTAAGTAGCGCCGAGCTGTAACTCTAGCTATCCCAATTGCACCGGCTACCTCTTCTGCCGAACGAGGTTCATCTTGTTTTTTTACATAAGCTTCAATTTCATTCAATGTAAATTCATTTAATCCCTTTGGCAAATTACTTACCGTTTTCTTAGAGCGTCCAGAATATAATAATAAATCAAGTTGCTCCTGTGAAATTGCCCCAGATTCCTCTAAACTCATTCTATATTGCCGATATTTTTCTAAAGCCTGCTGAATTCGGTATAGCTTAAAAGGCTTAATAATATAATCCATTGCTCCATTTTGAAGCATGAGTTTAATTGTTTCTCTATCTTTTGCAGCAGAAACGACAATTACATCTGTTTCTAACTCTTGTTTTCTAAATTCCTGTAATACCTTAATACCATCCTTTTTCGGCATAAAAATATCTAAAATAACGAGATCTGGATTTATTTTTTTGACAAGGTTAATCCCCTCCTCCCCATTGTTAGCAACAGCCACCACTTGAAATCCCTTTACGCTTCTAATAAATTCTTTATTTACTTCCTGAACCATCGGATCATCCTCAACCAATAATACTTTGATTTCCCCTTTATAGTTCATACAATTCCGCTCCCATCTCCATTGGAAAAGTAATGATAAAAGAAGTTCCTTCACCTTGAAAAGATGAAACGCTAATTTCTCCTCTCCCCTTTTCAACAATTTGTTTTACTAGAAATAGCCCATAACCTGTCCCGCTCATTTTATTCACAGTAAATCCTTTCTCATACACCCTTGGTAAATACTCCTCCTTTATGCCGCATCCATTATCCTCAATCAACATCGCACATACACCTTCTGACTGTTCAATACTAATATCAACTCTTTTATTCTCTACGTCAGTTTGCTCGAATGATCCAAATGCATTTTCAACTAAATTGCCTAATAAGACCACAAAATCATGTTGATCTAGTTGATAAGGAAATGTTTCTAAATAACTCTTTTGATCAATTACAACTTGTATCCCTAATTCCTTTCCACGGCTTATCTTACTCAAAAGGAGGCCTGCAATAGCATCATTTTTAATCGTTTCATTTAAAAAATTGGTTACTCCTTCTTGTTCTTCTGAAGTGTGAAAAGCAAGTTGTAAAGCCTTATCAGCTTTACCCAATTGAATTAAACCTGCTATTGTATGAAGTTTATTCATATGCTCATGGCTTTGTACACGCAGTGCCTCTACGAAGGTTTTCACTCCTGTTAATTCCTCTGCAAGTTTTGTAACTTCAGTACGGTCCTGAAAGATTGCCACAGCTCCTATTAATTCATTATCCTTCTTGATCGGTATACGATTACTTAAAATTACCTTTCCACTTACTTTTATCTCTTCATTGTATACCGCCTGGTTCCTCTCCACGATTTCTGGAAGCCTCGTATCCTTTAAAACTGCACGAATAGGCTTCCCTACAACATTTCCATCTACATGAAAAACCTGCTTTGCCTTTTTATTAAAAATAGTAATAATCTCTTGATTATCAATTGCAATCACACCCTCATTAATCGAGTGAAAGGTTGCTGTTCTTTCTTCTAACATTCGTTTAATTTCATAAGGTTCTAACTGAAACATCTGTTTTTTAATATGATTAGCAAGCATCAACGAACCAATCAATCCAAATATTAAGGTTAATATGACAATAAAAATAATCTCTCCTGCTAATCCAAGCATAATCTCCCAAAAATTTGGTATTTTATTACCAACAACAACAACACCAATTTGATTTAAATTTTGATCTTTAATGGGCATAAAAGCACGAATTACAGTACCTATCTCTCCCTTTGCTTTTGAAAAGTAAATATGTTCCGCAAATGCCGGTTCTTCATCCGTCCCTTTTGATGGTTTTCCAATCATTTCTTTTACAGGATGAGAATATCGAATTCGCTCCATATTCATTACTACTATATAATTTGTTTCATTAATTACTCGGATATTTTCAATAGCCGAATTCAATGTGAACCACCCTGTTGTTTCCTGAAGTGATTTCCTTACATCTGATAATTCCGCCACCGTCCGCGCAGTATTCATAGATCTAATTCTTAATTCTTTTTCTTCCTTTTGTTGAATATTTGCGATGATAACAATTCCACCTATAAGTAATGAAAAAATAACTACTGCATAGGATAAAACCGTAATTTTCCAGCGGATAGGCAATTGTTTCACTGTCTGTTCTCCTTTCCCCTAAAAGCACCTTTACGAATAAAAGTCTTCTCGGTATGCTTACAATAACAACCTACGAGGAGGTTTAAGATGAAAAAAATTGCTATTTTTATACTCCTTTTTATTGTTTTAATTACTAGCGCGCTATTTATAGGGTTTCACAAACCTTTTTCCCAAGGGAAACTTACTTATGACGATGATCAAGAAGGACTAAATAAACAAATTGTTTTCAAATTTAGTCATGTTGTAGCAGAAAATACACCTAAAGGACTTGCAGCTAGTAAATTTGCCGAGATTGTTAACGAGAAATCAAATGGGAATATAAAAATAGAAATTTTCCCAAACGGGAGTCTCTATTCTGATATAGAAGAAATCCGTGCTTTAAAAGCTGGACAAGTTCATTTTATTGCACCTTCTACCTCAAAACTTGGAATGCTATCTCACGAATGGGGTGTACTAGATCTACCATTTGCTTTTCCAAACTATGAAGCCATTCAAGAAGGCTTAAACGGAAAAATTGGAGAACAATTACTTCAATCCTTACAAAAAGATAAAATTAAAGGCCTTGCCCATTGGTCGAATGGCTTTAAACAAATTACTTCAAATAAAGGACCTATTTATACACCTAAAGATATAGAAGGACAATCTTTTCGCATTATGCAAAGTGATGTAATTCAATCTCAATTTGATTTATTAAAAGTTGATTCACATCAGGATTCATTTAACTCTACATATAAATTAATCGAAACGGGTAAAGTTGATGGTGAAGAAAATACAATTTCAAATATATACTCTAAAAAATTTTATAACGTTCAAAACTATTTGACAATTAGCAATCATGGTTATTTAGGTTACGTTGTCATGATGGATCAAAAAACATGGAATCAACAAACAGAAAAAACGAAGCAAATACTACTTGAAGCAATGAAAGAAACAACCGAATGGAATAACCATCAAGCCATCCAAATGAATGAAAAGCAGCTTGAACTTATTAAGCAAAATTCATCCATTCAAATTCATAAACTAACCGATGTAGAAAGGAAAGAATGGGAAAAAGCACTATCTCCTATATATGAAGACCTTTCTCCTACGATTGGGGAACAATTGGTAAATGATTTAAAAGAATTAAAAAAGAAATATCAATTTCTTGAAGATCATAAATAACAAAAAAGAAGGGTATTTTTAGCACCCTCCTTTTTGTTATTCCATTATTATATTCTAAAATATTATTTGACATTATCAATTAAACTTTAATCATATATCTTTTAAAACGAACAATATAAAGATAAGATAACGTATTAATTCGGTATTACTTAAGATAATTTTAAATTTCACCCTTATATTTTATAAATAAACACTAAAATCTTTGACTTAATGAAAAAAATGATGTACATTATCTTTTGGACGAACATTTTCTTTGACTAAAGAATAAAATATTCGTATTTAGGGGTGTAATCCATGGAAAAAGTATTCGACTATGAAGATATTCAATTAATTCCTGCAAAATGTATAGTAAATAGCCGTTCTGAGTGTGATACAAGTGTAACTTTAGGCAAACATACATTTAAATTACCTGTTGTACCTGCAAATATGCAAACAATTATAGATGAAAAAGTCGCTGTATATTTAGCGGAGAATGGATATTTCTATATCATGCATCGTTTTGAGCCAGAAAAACGTATCTCTTTCATTAAAGATATGCATGCACGTGGATTAATCGCGTCTATTAGTGTTGGCGTTAAAGAAGACGAGTATGAATTCGTACAACAATTATCATCTGAACAGCTTTCTCCTGAATATATTACGATAGATATCGCACATGGGCATTCCAATGCGGTGATAAAAATGATTCAACACATTAAAACACATTTACCTGAGAGCTTTGTTATCGCGGGAAATGTGGGAACTCCAGAAGCAGTAAGAGAGCTAGAAAATGCTGGTGCTGATGCAACGAAGGTAGGCATCGGGCCTGGTAAAGTGTGTATCACAAAAATTAAAACAGGCTTTGGAACTGGTGGCTGGCAATTGGCTGCACTTCGCTGGTGTGCAAAAGCTGCAAGTAAGCCAATTATTGCTGATGGCGGTATTCGTACTCATGGTGATGTAGCGAAATCAATTAAATTTGGTGCAACTATGGTTATGATCGGTTCATTATTTGCTGGTCATGAAGAATCTCCAGGGGAAACAATTGAAAAAGATGGGAAGCTCTACAAAGAATACTTTGGTTCAGCTTCAGAATTCCAAAAAGGCGAAAAGAAAAACGTAGAAGGAAAAAAAATGTTTGTCGAGCATAAAGGCTCTTTAGAAGACACATTGATTGAAATGGAGCAAGACCTTCAATCTTCTATTTCTTATGCTGGTGGAACGAAATTAGATGCAATCCGTACTGTAGATTATGTTGTCGTGAAAAATTCAATCTTTAATGGTGATAAAGTATATTAAGCTCTATTTACCCTTTAAGAGTAATAAATATTGATTATTATAGAAAAAATGAGCAAGTACCTTATTTCGTACTTGCTCATTTTTTATTATCTCTCTATTTTCCAAACCTCTTACGATATCCACATTTTCTACATAGTTCCTCTACAGCCACTCTACGTGAAAATCCATCTACAATATTTTTTGCTCTATCCCTTTCGATAATCTCAGAGAATGAGGCCTCATTAATATTTCCAAGGTTAATGATTCCCTCACCATCTAAACAACAAGGAATAACTGTTCCGTTTGCTAAAATACCAGCTTGATTTCGAAGACCATGACAGAAACCCTTTCCATCATCCTCTTCTTCATGCAAGGCCGGCCACTGAAATTCGTAATCTTGATTAATAAAAATGCGATCCGCAATCTTCACGCCACTTCCTGGTGTGATCTTCTCATCAATTTTGTATGGTAAATCAAATTCTTTCTCTATAATTTCTAATAACTGTCTGTTTCGTTGTATTTCAAGATTCGTCTTATTGTCTTGTGTCAGATTCCATAGTCTCAGCGAAACAATTAATTCTGATTGACTCGTTGCTTCTTTAATAAAGGAAAGGATGCTTCTTACATATCCTTCTTTATCTTCAGATCCTGGATGACCATCAAAACTATGAAGTGAAAAATTCATCTGTCTTAGTGCAGGCTTATTTAATAATTTATGCCTCTTTTTATTAATTAACGTTCCATTGGTTGTAATATTAACTTTAAACCCTTTTTCATGACTTAAGTCTAACAATTTATCTATTTTAGGATGGAGCAGCGGCTCACCTTTTACATGTAAATAAATGTAGTCTGTGTGAGGTTTAATTTGGTCTAATCTCTTAGAAAAATCCTCCACAGAAAGAAATTGCTTCTGTCGTTCTGTTGGTGGACAAAAGCTACATGCAAGATTACATACACTAGTAATCTCTAAATAAAACTTCTTAAACTTTTTCAACCTCAATTCCCCACTTCTTTAACTACTTAGAACAAAATGAAATATTGTTCTATCAATATTACAGCACAATTTTTTATAAATAGAAACATACTTATTCCAGGAAACTAATTTTACCATTTCCTCTGTTTGAAAGCATATGATTGTATTTTACTTATCTCACTACAATCTAAACAATAATTCTTCCAATTATTATGAAGCATTAAAAAGACCATCAGGGATTTTTCTCCAATGGCCTTCTTAATAGTAATGATCTAATGGACAACTATAATATTGTAAAAACTTTAATGAAAAATATTCTTCCGTATATCGAATTATCCTAATCGTTGCACCACATCTAGCAGGTAGTTCCTTTTATTTATGATACGGTTCACCACGATTAATCCGAAACGCCCGATACACTTGTTCTAAAAGTACCAATCTCATTAGCTGATGTGGGAGTGTCATTTTCGAGAACGAAAGTGATTCATTGGAGCGCTTCATCACTTCTGAACTAAGCCCTAGCGATCCCCCAATGACAAATGCTATTTTACTTTTTCCATATGTGGCAAGGCGATCAAGATTCGCTGCAAATTCTTCTGATGACTTTTGTTTTCCTTCAATCGCCAATGCAATAACATGCGTATCCTCTGAAATTTTATCTAGTATACGTATACCTTCTTTTTCTTTTACAATTAACATTTCTGCTTCACTTAAATTTTCCGGTGCTTTTTCATCCGGTAATTCAATAACTTCTACTTTTGCATACGCAGATAATCGTTTTAAATATTCTGCAATACCTTGTTTCAAATATTTTTCTTTTAATTTCCCAATTGAAATAATAGAGATATTCACACGTATTCCCCACCTTACAAACATGTTATCCACAAAACTTATCCACATATCCACAAACACTACCCACATATTGTGTGAGAATCTGTGTTCGATACAACATATGTCGCCTCATTTTGACAAAATTCACATGTTTTTTGTTCTTTTTCCCAGTTATCCACACTGTTGATAACTGGCGCTACTTCACACTCATCCACAATGATATCTAACGCTAATTCTACATGTTCTAAACAACAAGGTAACTCCATATTTTTCACCTCACTATTCCACAATAGAAAACAGGAGGACAATCCTCCTGTTTTTTTAATAGTTTTGACTGCCTAATTTCACCGTTGTTGTTGCTCGTTTTGTACCACGATAAAACGTCAGGGTCATTTTATCATCAATTTTTTTACTATATAATGACGTTCGGAATCCGATAATATCATGTATTGGCTTTCCGTCAACGGCCACAATTACATCATGTTCCCGAAGTCCTGCACTTGCGCCAGGCGATGGGTTTTTCACATCCAAAATGCAGACGCCATCCGTTACACTACTTGGTAAATGTAACGTTTCAGACCAGTAATAATTCGGAATTTCATTTAAAGATCTCAGCTCAATCCCAACATAAGGTCGGCTTACTTTCCCATGTTTTTCAAGCTCATTCATAACAGGAACCGCTCTTGTAACTGGGATAGCAAGTCCAATCCCTTCTACTTCTTTCGCTGCAATTTTCATTGAATTGATTCCAATAAGTTGTCCTGACACATTTACAAGTGCACCACCACTATTCCCTGGGTTAATAGCCGCATCTGTTTGCAATACTTCTACTTGCCAGTCATAATGCCCATCCTGATCTAAGTCTACAGGAACAATTCTCTCATTTGCAGAAATAATCCCTTGTGTAACGGTGCCTGAGAATTGTAATCCAAGCGGGTTTCCAATTGCAATTACCGCTTCACCACGACGAACCGTATTAGAATCCCCTATCTCAATGACTTTCTTTACGTGTTTCGCATCTATTTCTAAGACCGCTAAATCTGTAACTACATCACTACCTAGTACTTTACCAGGCACTTTTTTACCGTCGCTTAAGCTCACCTCAATACGATTCGCTCCCGCGACAACATGATGGTTCGTTACGATATAAGCATGACCATTTGTTCTCTTATAAATGACACCTGATCCTGTCCCAGCTTCTGAATCCGCCTCTGAAAAGTTATCGCGTTGAATGTTTATTACACCCACAACCGCCTCCGATGCCCGGTCAACAGCATCCACAAAACCAGAATGATTCGCTGTTTGCGATTGCTTTACTACCGTATTTTCTTCACTTGCCTCCGCTTGCTGCAAAGATCCGGTTTCAGATTCAGAAAATAAAGGGGCTCCAAATGCAAACAATGAAGCCCCAACGATTGTTCCTGCTATACTAGAAATAACAATACCTTTATGCTTCTTTTTACCAGTTCGTTTCATACGAAATTCTTCTTCATCAATAAAGGACATACTTGTTCACCAATCCTCCCGAAAACAACTATATTCACCTTTATTGTTTACTAAAATGAAGAATTATACGTATTGAATTTTTGTTGGTGCCTTTGGATCCGTATCATGTATCTCAAATGCTTCTCCAACTGCAAAACCTTTCTCTTCTAACACCTGTGCAACAGACATACGTGCTAGTTCCTTCATATTATTATCTAAACTCAAATGCGCTAAATAAATATGCTTTGTCTCATCTGTAATAACATCAGTCATTGCAAGTGCGGCATCTTCATTAGAAACGTGACCTACATCGCTTAAGATACGTCGCTTTATACTCCATGGATATCGTCCCATACGAAGCATTTCCACATCATGATTACTTTCAAACACGAAAGCATTTGCTCCTTTAATGATACCTTTCATACGATCACTTACATAACCCGTATCTGTAATAAGAGCCAACTTCCTCTCATTATGATGAAATGCGTAAAACATTGGCTCTGCTGCATCATGAGAAACACCAAATGATTCCACTTCAATATCCCCAAATGTTTTCACATCACCAATTGAAAAAATGAACTTTTGGTCAACTGGAATATTACCTATTAAATGTTTCATAGCATTCCACGTTTTCTCATTCGCATATACAGGTAACTGATATTTACGTGCTAAAACACCGAGACCTTTAATATGATCACTATGCTCATGTGTTACAAGGATACCTGATATATCTTGAATATCTAGTTCAGCTTGCCTAAATAAAGCTTCTGTCGCTTTTCCACTCAGGCCTGCATCAATGAGCAATTTCTGTTTATCAGTCCCTACATATAGCGCATTTCCTGTACTGCCGCTTGCAAGTACACTAAAATGCAAACTCATTTCTGCTCACTCCATTATTTTTTCTTTTTCTTTTTCATTTTCTTTCTCTAACTTAATAACCTGTCCCTCAATAGCATTTACAAAATAATCTACTTTTCGATCTGTTTTTAAATTCCATGTTGGAGCAAGCACTTGTATATTAGAAGCAGTAGATGTAACAAGAGTTGCATATCCAATCTGCGCTTCTTTAAAATGCGTATTTTGTTTTATTTCATTCTTAAAGAATAAATTTTCTAAAGCTGTTTGAGCTGTAATAATCTCTTGCTCTTTTACCTTCTCATTCTCGCCCATCTCTTTTAAATCAGTTAACATTGTTTGTGTATATGAAACAAATTCACCTTTCTCATTTACATCCACAACAATCATCCCATGATCATTATAAAAGATAGGTTTATCTTTATACTTTTGAAAAAAATAAACTTTTGTTGCTTCTGCTTTACCAAACTCATATTTTTGACCATCTAGTACATAGTTTTTCAGAAAATCACTATATTTATCTTTAGACAGTGTTTTTGAATGTAACAATGGTTCCTTTAACGTACTTACAATGGTGTTTGCATCTTGTAAAGTAGCTGTTTGGTTTTTTAAGGATTGAATATCGTCTTCTTTAAATGCCTTATTTTTTGCTGTAATAAAGGAGTCTTTCTTTGGCTCCTTTGGTAAATCACCAACGGTAATTTTATCATCTTTCAACTGTTGATCTACCTTCGTTTCCGCCATTAACTCTAATTGGTTACTATCTTGCTTTTGAATGAATTGAAACACGAGGAAGAGATCTAAAATAAAAAAGGTAATAATAAATATTGTCTTAATCCGATTCCAGTCCAATTAGCTCTCCCTCCTTCTCTTCACTCCACTCAAACACTTCATGATCTTCATGATCTTCACCATAAATTACATACCAAATCGGCTTTAAAATTCCATTTGCCGCTTGTCCATTTGGTTCGTTCGGTCCATTTTCTGGTACTAATTTATAACCAATTCCTATATCTTGAATTAATTTTTTTTCTAGCTTCGATTTATTTTCCAATGATTGTATAACAGTAAGTCCAGATGGGAGTACTATATTGTTACCCTCACTTTTATTAATCAACAAATTAAACAATGGGCGCTTATAGCTAATTAATTCTTCCGCTCCCCATACTTGAGTTAATTCAGTCATTCCTTCGCTATTAAATACAGGTAAGTCTTCTTCATATAGCCGGAACTTTGTTTTTCCCTTGGAATTTAGATAATCAAACCTATATGCATCTGTTAATCCACTATGACTATTAACAAATTCAAAACTTCTTTGCATCAGAACATTTCCATACATACGTGCACCACTAGCCACAGATGAATTTGTGTATTTTAACATTCGGTTCTGCTTATTGATTTGCATAAGACGAATCCCATCTGTATAGGTTTCTTCGAATTCATTAGAAATAGGAGTTG
Coding sequences within it:
- a CDS encoding response regulator produces the protein MNYKGEIKVLLVEDDPMVQEVNKEFIRSVKGFQVVAVANNGEEGINLVKKINPDLVILDIFMPKKDGIKVLQEFRKQELETDVIVVSAAKDRETIKLMLQNGAMDYIIKPFKLYRIQQALEKYRQYRMSLEESGAISQEQLDLLLYSGRSKKTVSNLPKGLNEFTLNEIEAYVKKQDEPRSAEEVAGAIGIARVTARRYLDYLEKKGLIRLAVQYGGVGRPINRYMYREVKN
- a CDS encoding sensor histidine kinase gives rise to the protein MKQLPIRWKITVLSYAVVIFSLLIGGIVIIANIQQKEEKELRIRSMNTARTVAELSDVRKSLQETTGWFTLNSAIENIRVINETNYIVVMNMERIRYSHPVKEMIGKPSKGTDEEPAFAEHIYFSKAKGEIGTVIRAFMPIKDQNLNQIGVVVVGNKIPNFWEIMLGLAGEIIFIVILTLIFGLIGSLMLANHIKKQMFQLEPYEIKRMLEERTATFHSINEGVIAIDNQEIITIFNKKAKQVFHVDGNVVGKPIRAVLKDTRLPEIVERNQAVYNEEIKVSGKVILSNRIPIKKDNELIGAVAIFQDRTEVTKLAEELTGVKTFVEALRVQSHEHMNKLHTIAGLIQLGKADKALQLAFHTSEEQEGVTNFLNETIKNDAIAGLLLSKISRGKELGIQVVIDQKSYLETFPYQLDQHDFVVLLGNLVENAFGSFEQTDVENKRVDISIEQSEGVCAMLIEDNGCGIKEEYLPRVYEKGFTVNKMSGTGYGLFLVKQIVEKGRGEISVSSFQGEGTSFIITFPMEMGAELYEL
- a CDS encoding DctP family TRAP transporter solute-binding subunit, whose amino-acid sequence is MKKIAIFILLFIVLITSALFIGFHKPFSQGKLTYDDDQEGLNKQIVFKFSHVVAENTPKGLAASKFAEIVNEKSNGNIKIEIFPNGSLYSDIEEIRALKAGQVHFIAPSTSKLGMLSHEWGVLDLPFAFPNYEAIQEGLNGKIGEQLLQSLQKDKIKGLAHWSNGFKQITSNKGPIYTPKDIEGQSFRIMQSDVIQSQFDLLKVDSHQDSFNSTYKLIETGKVDGEENTISNIYSKKFYNVQNYLTISNHGYLGYVVMMDQKTWNQQTEKTKQILLEAMKETTEWNNHQAIQMNEKQLELIKQNSSIQIHKLTDVERKEWEKALSPIYEDLSPTIGEQLVNDLKELKKKYQFLEDHK
- the guaC gene encoding GMP reductase, which codes for MEKVFDYEDIQLIPAKCIVNSRSECDTSVTLGKHTFKLPVVPANMQTIIDEKVAVYLAENGYFYIMHRFEPEKRISFIKDMHARGLIASISVGVKEDEYEFVQQLSSEQLSPEYITIDIAHGHSNAVIKMIQHIKTHLPESFVIAGNVGTPEAVRELENAGADATKVGIGPGKVCITKIKTGFGTGGWQLAALRWCAKAASKPIIADGGIRTHGDVAKSIKFGATMVMIGSLFAGHEESPGETIEKDGKLYKEYFGSASEFQKGEKKNVEGKKMFVEHKGSLEDTLIEMEQDLQSSISYAGGTKLDAIRTVDYVVVKNSIFNGDKVY
- a CDS encoding radical SAM/SPASM domain-containing protein, with translation MKKFKKFYLEITSVCNLACSFCPPTERQKQFLSVEDFSKRLDQIKPHTDYIYLHVKGEPLLHPKIDKLLDLSHEKGFKVNITTNGTLINKKRHKLLNKPALRQMNFSLHSFDGHPGSEDKEGYVRSILSFIKEATSQSELIVSLRLWNLTQDNKTNLEIQRNRQLLEIIEKEFDLPYKIDEKITPGSGVKIADRIFINQDYEFQWPALHEEEDDGKGFCHGLRNQAGILANGTVIPCCLDGEGIINLGNINEASFSEIIERDRAKNIVDGFSRRVAVEELCRKCGYRKRFGK
- the rlmH gene encoding 23S rRNA (pseudouridine(1915)-N(3))-methyltransferase RlmH is translated as MNISIISIGKLKEKYLKQGIAEYLKRLSAYAKVEVIELPDEKAPENLSEAEMLIVKEKEGIRILDKISEDTHVIALAIEGKQKSSEEFAANLDRLATYGKSKIAFVIGGSLGLSSEVMKRSNESLSFSKMTLPHQLMRLVLLEQVYRAFRINRGEPYHK
- a CDS encoding CxxH/CxxC protein, with the translated sequence MELPCCLEHVELALDIIVDECEVAPVINSVDNWEKEQKTCEFCQNEATYVVSNTDSHTICG
- a CDS encoding S1C family serine protease; its protein translation is MSFIDEEEFRMKRTGKKKHKGIVISSIAGTIVGASLFAFGAPLFSESETGSLQQAEASEENTVVKQSQTANHSGFVDAVDRASEAVVGVINIQRDNFSEADSEAGTGSGVIYKRTNGHAYIVTNHHVVAGANRIEVSLSDGKKVPGKVLGSDVVTDLAVLEIDAKHVKKVIEIGDSNTVRRGEAVIAIGNPLGLQFSGTVTQGIISANERIVPVDLDQDGHYDWQVEVLQTDAAINPGNSGGALVNVSGQLIGINSMKIAAKEVEGIGLAIPVTRAVPVMNELEKHGKVSRPYVGIELRSLNEIPNYYWSETLHLPSSVTDGVCILDVKNPSPGASAGLREHDVIVAVDGKPIHDIIGFRTSLYSKKIDDKMTLTFYRGTKRATTTVKLGSQNY
- a CDS encoding MBL fold metallo-hydrolase is translated as MSLHFSVLASGSTGNALYVGTDKQKLLIDAGLSGKATEALFRQAELDIQDISGILVTHEHSDHIKGLGVLARKYQLPVYANEKTWNAMKHLIGNIPVDQKFIFSIGDVKTFGDIEVESFGVSHDAAEPMFYAFHHNERKLALITDTGYVSDRMKGIIKGANAFVFESNHDVEMLRMGRYPWSIKRRILSDVGHVSNEDAALAMTDVITDETKHIYLAHLSLDNNMKELARMSVAQVLEEKGFAVGEAFEIHDTDPKAPTKIQYV